The region CCTCCCTCCACACCGCCGTCCCCGCCAAGGGACTCGCCTTCATCGCCGGATACGGCTCGGCCCAGGGCGCCACGGTCGACACGGGCGGCATGCCGGTGCACGGCCTGGTCCGGCAGGCGGCCCGCGAGAAGAAGCGGATCCTCGTCGAGGAGGCCCCACCGGACTACATCAAGATCAACAGCGGTCTGGGGGAAGCCGCCCCCGCCAGCGTCGTCATCATCCCGATCCTCTTCGAGGACAAACTCCTCGGCGTGATCGAGCTCGCCTCCTTCTCCCGCTTCTCCGACGTCCATCTGGCCTTCTTCGACCAGTTCGTGAACACCATCGGCGTGGCCATCAACACGATCATCGCCAACTCCCGCACGGAGTCCCTGCTCGGCGAGTCCCAGCGCCTCGCCATCCAGCTCCAGGACCGCTCGGACGAACTCCAGTCGCAGCAGGCGGAGCTGCAACGCTCGAACGCCGAGCTGGAGGAAAAGGCGGCGCTCCTGGCGACGAGCTCGCAGTACAAGTCGGAGTTCCTGGCGAACATGTCGCACGAGCTGCGCACCCCGCTGAACTCGCTGCTGATCCTGGCCCGGCTGCTGTCGGACAACCCGGACGGCCATCTCTCCGACCAGGAGGTGCAGTTCGCGACGACGATCCACCGCTCGGGATCGGACCTCCTCCAGCTCATCAACGACATCCTCGACCTGTCGAAGATCGAGGCGGGCCGTATGGACGTACGCCCGAAGAAGCTCCCCCTGATCAAACTCCTCGACTACGTCCACGCCACGTTCCGCCCGCTCACCCTCGACCGGGGTCTCGCCTTCGAGGTGACGGTCGGGGAGGACGTACCGCGGGAGATGTACTCGGACGAGCAGCGGCTCCAGCAGATCCTGCGCAACCTGCTCTCCAACGCGATCAAGTTCACCGCGACCGGCCGGGTCGAACTGCGCGTCAGCCGCCTCAAGGACCCCGACCACGCCTTCACCCGGGAGAACAGCGACGACGTGATCGCCTTCGCCGTCTCCGACACCGGCATCGGGATCGCCGCGGAGAAACTCCCGGTGATCTTCGAGGCGTTCCAGCAGGCCGACGGCACCACCAACCGCAAGTACGGCGGCACCGGCCTCGGCCTGTCCATCAGCCGGGAGATCGCCGGGCTGCTCGGCGGCCGCATCATCGCGGAGAGCGCCCCCGGCAAGGGCTCCACCTTCACGCTGTACGTCCCTGTCATCAGCCCCGGCCACACGGCGACCGGCGCCGCCCCGGAGGACCTCCGGCCGCTCGTGCCCGAGCAGCTGTCCACCGAGCCGTACACCTCCCACGACACCGACGACTCCTGGCCCACCCCCACCAAGCTGGAGGAGTGGAAGGCCGGCCGGGCGGGTCAGGTCCTGCCGGGGCGACGGGTGCTGATCGTGGACGACGACATCCGCAACGTCTTCGCGCTCACCCATGTCCTGGGCCGCGTCGGCATGCCCGTGCTGTACGCGGAGAACGGCCGCGAGGGCATCGAGACCCTGGAGCGCAACCCCGACGTGGAACTCGTCCTGATGGACATCATGATGCCGGAGATGGACGGCTACGAGACGATCTCCGCCATCCGCCGCACCCCCCGCTGGACAGGCCTGCCGATCGTCGCGCTCACCGCGAAGGCGATGCCGGGAGACCGCGAGAAGTCCATCGCACGCGGTGCCAACGACTACGTACCCAAGCCGGTGGACGTCGATCAGCTGCTCACGGTCGTCTGCGCCCTCCTCGACCCGGAGAGCGTGCACGACGCGGAGCAGGACGACTCCGAAGGATCCGTTGTTCCGGGGCCGAGCACATCGTCCGAGGAGGCCGCGGCCCCGCCGACGACCGAATGAGGACAGTCACCATGAGCGCTGAGGAAACGACCTACGAGCGCGCCAGCATCCTCCTGGTCGACGACATGGAGGACAACCTGATCGCGCTGGAGGCCGTCCTGGGGTCCCTCAACGAGCCGCTCGTACGTGCGCGTTCGGGCGAGGAGGCGATGAAGGCGCTGCTCAGGCAACGCTTCGCCGTCGTCCTCCTCGACATCCGCATGCCCGGCATGGACGGCTTCGAGACAGCCGCCAACATCAAGCGGCTCGACCAGACCAAGGACGTCCCGATCATCTTCCTGACCGGCACCGACGCCGACGCGGGTTACGCCTTCCGCGGCTACGCCACCGGCGCCGCCGACTACCTGACCAAGCCCTTCGACCCCTGGGTCCTGCGCGCCAAGGTCACGGTCTTCCTGGACCTCCACCGCAAGAACCAGCAGCTGGAACGCCTCCTGACCCAGGAACACACCCACGCGGCCCAGATCAGCACACGGCTCGCGGCCTTGGAGAAGCGCTTGTCGTCCGAGGACCCCCCGGACCTTTCCGACCTACGGAGGCAGGTCCGAGAACTGCAGAGCCTGGTAGCGGGGCTGAGCGGCAACCGTGCCCTTTAGGGGCGCGGGGCCGCGACATATGC is a window of Streptomyces sp. NBC_00271 DNA encoding:
- a CDS encoding response regulator; the protein is MSAEETTYERASILLVDDMEDNLIALEAVLGSLNEPLVRARSGEEAMKALLRQRFAVVLLDIRMPGMDGFETAANIKRLDQTKDVPIIFLTGTDADAGYAFRGYATGAADYLTKPFDPWVLRAKVTVFLDLHRKNQQLERLLTQEHTHAAQISTRLAALEKRLSSEDPPDLSDLRRQVRELQSLVAGLSGNRAL